From a region of the Dictyostelium discoideum AX4 chromosome 2 chromosome, whole genome shotgun sequence genome:
- a CDS encoding hypothetical protein (Similar to Dictyostelium discoideum (Slime mold). phosphatidylinositol 3-kinase 2 (EC 2.7.1.137) (PI3-kinase) (PtdIns-3-kinase) (PI3K)) translates to MEPFFFFIVNAHTSTLSRHIYKNNFNSMDSDNTKRTKVIWPSDIGNELFEYYEKYRASGNYANQREVVEALAEIERFKSYTQDQIFSKVKNMSSRSSKQNYSNTPTKEGEISKKVTIETENGILTPDKKNEIESKKRRQDSPILTTQPQILKKRQFKNIDDDSDHVITRNEYYFQDDDSEDYNEDFNDLEFITTSTTTSSSKNNEINNNNNNNINNINNNSSNNNNPNNINNNSNNNNLNNNNNNNNNSHNKIDHQELMISKEKNKFLSEQLLILKEKNKYLNDQLFIEKESNKNRDIIISKLKIENQSHVKKNQLLDELGYHDSVRVFSSNSIISKRDDQGNLVYFFPILSQNGTQSLKIVSPNTITGSIPTPIISQPTSTSTSTSTTTSTSIPANNSISNSNSNSNTNSNTNSNTNTNENINTNTVTTTTTPTSSAPLVPSNTNSTSNSSSSSPSPPSTSITQINTNTTTTAAAAPTTTTTPIITSGGSTPVCNDFFKIIVDEIENDKIRTQVFLLKRINDYSPPIVCKYGKKMAVQMKHIPPPPIQIPTFSESSLKDL, encoded by the exons ATGgagcctttttttttttttatagtcaacg CACACACTTCCACATTATCTAgacatatatataaaaataatttcaattcaatGGATTCCGATAACACAAAAAGAACAAAGGTAATATGGCCATCTGATATTGggaatgaattatttgaatactATGAAAAATATAGGGCATCAGGAAATTATGCCAATCAAAGAGAAGTTGTAGAAGCATTAGCTGAAATTGAAAGATTTAAATCATACACTCAAGatcaaattttttcaaaagttaaaaatatgTCCTCAAGAAGTAGTAaacaaaattattcaaatactCCAACAaaa gaaggtgaaatttcaaagaaaGTAACAATAGAAACTGAAAATGGTATTTTAACACccgataaaaaaaatgaaattgaaagtaAAAAAAGGAGACAAGATTCACCAATCTTAACCACACAAccacaaattttaaaaaaaagacaatttaaaaatattgacgATGATTCTGATCATGTAATCACAAgaaatgaatattattttcaagatGATGATTCTGAAGATTATAATGaagattttaatgatttagaaTTTATAACTACTTCAACCACTACATCTTCTTCAAagaataatgaaattaataataataataataataatatcaataatatcaataataatagttcaaataataataatccaaataatatcaataataattcaaataacaataatttaaataataataataataataataataattcacacAACAAAATAGATCATCAAGaattaatgatttcaaaagaaaagaataaatttttatcggaacaattattgattttaaaagaaaaaaataaatatttaaatgatcaaTTATTCATAGAGAAAGagagtaataaaaatagagatattataatatcaaaacttaaaatagaaaatcaaTCACATgtaaaaaagaatcaattacTCGATGAATTGGGTTATCATGATTCTGTAAGAGTATtctcatcaaattcaatcatttcTAAAAGGGATGACCAAGGTAACTTGGTATACTTCTTTCCAATTCTTTCTCAAAATGGTACacaatctttaaaaatagtttcaCCAAATACAATAACAGGTTCAATACCTACACCTATAATTTCTCAACCAACTTCAACCtcaacttcaacttcaactACAACTTCAACTTCAATTCCAGCAAATAACTcgatttcaaattcaaattcaaattcaaatacaaattcaaatacaaattcaaatacaaatacaaatgaaaatataaatacaaatacagtgacaacaacaacaacaccaacttcTTCAGCTCCATTGGTACCAtcaaatacaaattcaacatcaaattcatcatcttcttcaccatcaccaccatcaactTCAATTACCCAAATCAATactaatacaacaacaacagcagcagcagcaccaacaacaacaacaacaccaattaTAACATCTGGTGGCTCAACCCCAGTATGTAAtgacttttttaaaattatagtGGACGagattgaaaatgataaaattcgAACTCAAGTATTTTTACTTAAAAGAATCAATGATTACTCTCCACCTATAGTTTGTAAGTATGGTAAGAAAATGGCAGTACAAATGAAACATATACCACCTCCACCTATTCAAATTCCAACATTTAGTGAAAGTAGTTTAAAAGatctctaa
- the psmB4-1 gene encoding 20S proteasome subunit beta-4 yields the protein MSHEHVNFPVYGQVDYFKQQQPQQPQYNPHLGGKQKTLDPIVTGTSVIAIKYDKGVVMGSDMLLSYGSLARFNSTERMKKFGGYTIVGASGEYSDFQSITNTLNDLVTDDHCMDDGSKLSSEEIWNYLARVLYNQRNRGNPLWNTLVVMGYQGGKSFLGKVDLVGTCYKDDIITTGYGSHIALPLLRKARDENPNMNLEQAKQLIQDCLRVLFYRDARSSKKIQISVAGEEGIEISGPIELDTFHWNSGEAAVKNFSQV from the exons ATGTCACACGAACATGTTAACTTTCCAGTATATGGACAAGTAGATTActttaaacaacaacaaccacaacaaccacaatatAATCCACATTTAGGtggaaaacaaaaaacatt agACCCAATTGTTACAGGTACATCAGTTATTGCAATTAAATATGATAAAGGTGTTGTAATGGGTTCAGATATGTTATTATCATATGGTTCATTAGCAAGATTTAATAGCACTGAAAGAATGAAGAAATTTGGTGGCTATACTATTGTTGGTGCAAGTGGTGAATATAGTGattttcaatcaattacaaatacTCTTAATGATTTAGT TACTGATGATCATTGTATGGATGATGGTTCAAAATTAAGTTCAGAAGAAATCTGGAATTATTTAGCTCGTGTTTTATACAATCAAAGAAATAGAGGTAATCCACTCTGGAATACTTTAGTTGTTATGGGTTATCAAGGTGGTAAAag ctTTTTAGGTAAAGTTGATTTAGTTGGAACTTGTTACAAAGATGATATTATTACAACTGGTTATGGTTCACATATtgcattaccattattaagaAAAGCAAGAGATGAAAATCCAAATATGAATTTAGAACAAGctaaacaattaattcaagATTGTTTAAGAGTACTTTTTTACAGAGATGCTAGATCTTCTAAAAAGATTCAAATCTCTGTCGCTGGTGAAGAAGGTATTGAAATTTCTGGTCCAATTGAATTAGATACTTTCCATTGGAATAGTGGTGAAGCTGCtgttaaaaattttagtcaagtttaa
- a CDS encoding endonuclease V, with protein MSEQQPITTTTTTNSQPKQLTKEEIEQQDKWIEIQNELKKSLIEKDDFNFKIDDENKMNTTLKYIGGVDISFVKDNDIDACASLIVIEYPSLKIVYKDIEFVKLSELYIPGFLAFRETPHLIKLINKLKQSITYNHLLPQIIMIDGNGILHPRGFGLASHLGVLIDIPTIGVGKTFFHVDGLSTKEIKSKVESERLKYLSTTTTTDVTTTPSPNNNKNNKNNKIKNNNNNIREDINIEVPLKGESGRIWGSAILSNSNCKNPIYVSVGHRISLETALKVVKLTSPYRVPESIRQADLLSRDYIRLNFNKIQTTATTTTTTTN; from the exons ATGTCagaacaacaaccaataaccacaacaacaacaactaacTCTCAACCTAAACAATTaacaaaagaagaaattgaacAACAAGATAAATGGATAGA aattcaaaatgaattaaagaaaagtttaattgaaaaagatgattttaattttaaaattgatgatgaaaataaaatgaatacaACATTGAAATATATTGGTGGTGTTGATATTAGTTTTGTaaaagataatgatattgatgcATGTGCATCATTAATTGTAATAGAATATCCATCATTGAAAATAGTTtataaagatattgaatttgttaaattaaGTGAATTATATATTCCAGGATTTTTAGCATTTAGAGAAACTCctcatttaattaaattaattaataaattaaaacaatcaatAACCTATAACCATTTATTACCtcaaattataatgattgatggtaatggtatTCTACATCCACGTGGATTCGGTTTAGCTTCTCATTTAGgtgttttaattgatattccAACAATCGGTGTTGGTAAAACTTTCTTTCATGTTGATGGTTTATcaacaaaagaaataaaatcaaaagttGAATCTGaaagattaaaatatttatcaacaacaactaccacTGATGTAACAACAACACCCTCacccaataataataaaaataataaaaataataaaattaaaaacaataataataatataagaGAAGATATAAATATAGAAGTTCCATTAAAAGGTGAAAGTGGTAGAATTTGGGGTTCAGCAATATTAAGTAATAGTAACTGTAAGAATCCAATTTATGTTTCAGTGGGACACCGAATTTCATTAGAGACAGCTTTAAAGGTTGTTAAATTAACTTCACCATACAGAGTACCTGAATCAATTAGACAAGCAGATTTATTATCAAGAGATTATATtagattaaattttaataaaatacaaaCCACTgctacaactactacaactactacaaactaa
- the irlF-1 gene encoding IRE family protein kinase → MNFNFEQILEYNFDFKKLHKNKLKNNNLSENEDDYATTVIECLIHLCEVIPTNKIYSGANKFISCFYEFMNERFIETLVLEFYDLMTTDNSKVTTGIFDQFFSLIKKSDIIYKSFYEWDSNILENRFIFKNNNNNIDGDDDDGNEDDYFGRFSILSILEDDNSHIISNYFKFTNYERLEDLWIMICHYQATDIAKALFNLYYDSKEDCISVFASDDNNNKISISILRILEITSIEFSLPVLTVIVENTPNFLNSIPTKTSMLGMKFKLHNNNNNNNNNNNNNNNNNNNNNNNNNNNNNNNNNNNNNINKNNNDNGNGKAENIYRLSGDCKEKEKYDNNYSRETEIPFKVFDTKFLITTMECSDYIRFFTSSSIIFNTEVNQTCYDDLKLIQKRLGFLIYSNSNKFTYPFDFWNNNNNNNNNNNNNNNNNNNNNNNNNNNNNNNNNNNNNNNNNKNDDDELEKLVEYRKGSLISLVFSFAGYRFFSSYIIENLTGTNIGNPNYVFDISELMTDFEIIRGLLLSKYFSILFKSRKFTVPTLTRSTLIPILIFAFISNISYDMNCNIANVYLNYLLLNRELYKGSISISQFGCIVNYLKCQNEIEKQYSGCLKLLEGLYNHKKEKSPNEPYRIDLLFGVINDRLKAPIFINKDKYESLYFVYQEDYQNPSDPFRVLPTRSVDLSKISEGISRMKNDDFLNELEKEEKQKKLKTKQKKKIKKLENEKKQKVLQQDKQQEKEKKQNYQQPQDLQQHNLKIQTQQQQQQQQQQQQQQQQQQQQQQQQQQQQQQQQQQSQQQQQQQQSPQQQSQQQSQQSQQKSQQQSQQKSQQQSPPQQQQQQSQQPQQQSQQQSQQKQKHQKQQQQQKQEKQQQKQEKQQQKQEKPQQKQQLENQIKNLKIEIKKEEENNKEIKNKKEEVEKEKEENNKEIKSKSEFIIVEDEDFVSIGKFKFNRNESNILGRGSNGTLVFKGIWSDKIPVAIKQMQKAFNPLINKEVEALITLTNKNCSNMIRYIDKEEDKHFVYLGLTLCDVSLQYLVENGKLNEFINSSGKSLNELAKDIINGVQFLHSHDIVHNDLNPRNILTLSTNKNNNNNNKSNNKIKSNNNSNNNSNNNSNNSFIISDLGLSKMEVESSYSFTTNVPTGQGGYHPVEVLQSKRMTKSVDIFSLGCILFYLFTNGQHPFGNDKLFRIYNIMLNKVNLELLGHNLLACDLIKSMISNDESKRPTIENVLNHPLFWNVEKKIQFIDAALNICKESNNSGGGGGGNKFNKSLNYLFVISLSSDYIEPKSEPFLKQTWDKLIDINNLSIGSTSQYQYDQIKDLIRFIRNTIVHHKDIKRLIQQQQQQQKQPTIELQFINNILTNQDSILFYFESKIPNLIYHLYKQLKEYSSSFDYLIKFYN, encoded by the exons atgaattttaattttgaacaaATTTTAgaatataattttgattttaaaaagttacataaaaataaattaaaaaataataatctttcaGAAAATGAAGACGACTATGCAACTACTGTTATAGAATGTTTAATTCATTTATGTGAAGTTATACCAACCAATAAAAT ttaTAGTGGtgcaaataaatttataagtTGTTTTTATGAATTTATGAATGAAAGATTTATTGAAACATTAGTTTTAGAATTTTATGATTTAATGACAACTGATAATAGTAAAGTTACAACCGGAATATTTGATCAATTCTTTTCacttattaaaaaatctgatattatttataaatcattttatgAATGGGATTCAAATATTCTAGAAAACAGgtttatctttaaaaataataataataatattgatggtgatgatgatgatggtaatgaaGATGATTATTTTGGACGTTtctcaattttatcaatattagaGGATGACAATTCacatataatttcaaattatttcaaatttacaaattatgAAAGATTAGAAGATCTTTGGATTATGATTTGTCATTATCAAGCAACTGATATAGCAAAAGCTCTTTTTAACTTATATTATGACAGTAAAGAAGATTGTATTAGTGTATTTGCaagtgatgataataataataaaatttcaatatcaatattaagaattttagaaattacttctattgaattttcattgCCCGTTTTAACTGTTATTGTGGAAAATActccaaattttttaaattcaataccaACAAAAACTAGTATGCTTGGtatgaaatttaaattacataataataataataataataataataataataataataataataataataataataataataataataataataataataataataataataataataataataataataatattaataaaaataataatgataatggtaatggtaaagCCGAAAACATATATAGACTTAGTGGTGAttgtaaagaaaaagaaaagtatgataataattattcaaGAGAAACAGAAATACCATTTAAAGTATTTGATaccaaatttttaataactaCAATGGAATGTTCAGACTATATTCGATTTTTTACCTCAAgttcaatcatttttaatactgAAGTTAATCAAACTTGTTATGATGATcttaaattaattcaaaagagattaggttttttaatttatagtaattcaaataaatttacctatccttttgatttttggaataataataataataataataataataataataataataataataataataataataataataataataataataataataataataataataataataataataataataataataataataaaaatgatgatgatgaattagaGAAATTGGTTGAATATAGAAAAGGTTCATTAATATCATTGGTATTTAGCTTTGCTGGTTATAGATTTTTTTCTTCatatattattgaaaatttaacgGGTACAAATATTGGTAATCCAAATTATGTATTTGATATTTCAGAGTTAATGAcagattttgaaataattagaGGCCTTcttttatcaaaatattttagtaTATTGTTTAAAAGTCGTAAATTTACAGTTCCAACATTAACTAGATCAACATTAATtccaatattaatatttgcatttatttcaaatatttcataTGATATGAATTGCAACATTGCTAATGTATacctaaattatttattattaaatagagAACTTTATAAAGGTTCAATTAGCATATCTCAATTTGGTTgtattgtaaattatttaaaatgtcagaatgaaattgaaaaacagTATTCAGGATGTCTAAAGTTATTAGAGGGTTTATATAAtcataaaaaagaaaaatcacCAAATGAACCATATAGAATAGATTTACTTTTTGGTGTGATAAATGATCGTTTGAAAGCtccaatttttataaataaagataagTACGAGTCATTGTATTTCGTTTATCAAGAAGATTATCAGAATCCTTCTGATCCTTTTCGTGTTTTACCAACCAGATCCGTAGATTTGTCTAAAATAAGTGAAGGAATATCAAGAATgaaaaatgatgattttttaaatgaattggaaaaagaagaaaaacaaaaaaaattaaaaacaaaacaaaaaaagaaaattaagaaattagaaaatgaaaaaaaacaaaaagttcTTCAACAAGATaaacaacaagaaaaagaaaaaaaacaaaattatcaacaacCACAAGATCTACAACAACATAATCTAAAAATAcaaactcaacaacaacaacaacaacaacaacaacaacaacaacaacaacaacaacaacaacaacaacaacaacaacaacaacaacaacaacaacaacaacaacaacaatctcaacaacaacaacaacaacaacaatcaccacaacaacaatcacaacaacaatcacaacaatcacaacaaaaatcacaacaacaatcacaacaaaaatcacaacaacaatcaccaccacaacaacaacaacaacaatcacaacaaccacaacaacaatcacaacaacaatcacaacaaaaacaaaaacatcaaaaacagcaacaacagcaaaaacaagaaaaacaacagcaaaaacaagaaaaacaacagcaaaaacaagaaaaaccacaacaaaaacaacaactagaaaaccaaattaaaaatttaaaaatagaaattaaaaaagaagaagaaaataataaagaaattaaaaataaaaaagaagaagtagaaaaagaaaaagaagaaaataataaagaaattaaaagtaaaagtgaatttataatagttgaagatgaagattttgtatcaattggtaaatttaaatttaatagaaATGAATCAAATATATTAGGTAGAGGTTCAAATGGTACATTAGTATTTAAAGGTATATGGAGTGATAAAATACCAGTTGCAATTAAACAAATGCAAAAAGCATTCAATCcactaataaataaagaagttGAAGCATTAATAacattaacaaataaaaattgttcAAATATGATTAGATATATTGATAAAGAAGAGGATAAACACTTTGTTTATTTAGGTTTAACATTATGTGATGTATCATTACAATATTTAgttgaaaatggtaaattaaatgaattcaTAAATTCATCAggtaaatcattaaatgaacttgcaaaagatattattaatgGTGTTCAATTCCTTCATTCACATGATATAGTtcataatgatttaaatccacgtaatattttaacattatcaactaataaaaataataataataataataaaagtaataataaaattaaaagtaataataattcaaataataattcaaataataattcaaataattcattcaTTATATCAGATCTTGGATTAAGTAAAATGGAAGTTGAATCATCATATTCATTTACAACAAATGTACCAACAGGTCAAGGTGGTTATCATCCAGTTGAAGTATTACAAAGTAAAAGAATGACAAAATCAGTTGATATATTTTCATTGggttgtattttattttatttatttacaaatggtCAACATCCATTtggtaatgataaattatttagaatttataatataatgttaaataaagttaatttagaattattgGGTCATAATTTATTAGCttgtgatttaattaaatcaatgatATCAAATGATGAATCTAAAAgaccaacaattgaaaatgttttaaatcaTCCATTATTTTGGAATGTAGAAAAGAAAATACAATTCATTGATGCAGCTTTAAACATTTGTaaagaatcaaataatagtggtggtggtggtggtggtaataaatttaataaatctttaaattatttatttgtgatTTCATTATCAAGTGATTATATTGAACCAAAATCAGaaccatttttaaaacaaacatgggataaattaattgatattaataatctatcaattggttcaacaagtcaatatcaatatgatcaaattaaagatttaattagaTTTATTAGAAATACAATTGTACATcataaagatattaaaagattaattcaacaacaacagcaacaacaaaaacaaccaaCAATTGAACTAcaattcattaataatattttaacaaatcaagattcaattttattttattttgaatcaaaaattccaaatttaatttatcatttgtataaacaattaaaagaatattcatcatcatttgattatttaattaaattttataattaa